The DNA segment GAGTGCATTTGCGGTTGAGAAAAGCTTGTTACTGCTTGATCTAATGCTTGACCGAGTTGGTGCTGAGAAATATATTGCTGATCTAATAAtcaaaagaatttgataaatataacttttattcgTAGCATCGACTCTTTGTCGTATAATATTTCCTAAGGAAGAAAGTTGCAGTtgtacgcgcgcgtgcgtgcgtgcgtgcgtgcgtgtgtgtgtcctatttatataaatgcattACCTGTTGTATATCGCTCGGCGAGTTTGTgtggaaaattatttaatagacTATATAATTGCGAGGCTGATAACGGTGACCCTGGAGCCGGTTGGTCTACGTGAAGGTCTGCTGGGATCTGCTGCGCTATGGTGTATGGTGTTTGTGGAATGCCAGTGGCAGGAAATCCAACATGTAGGGAACTATGAAGATTCGTTTGCATTGGTATGTTTGACTGGCCAAAAGGTTCAATTGATACAGTCGAACCTATGATACTCGTATCTGAGTTATCTTGTATCGCAGGATGATTTGCGAAAAGCTCGTTGGATTGTGGCTgaggattattaattataatcgaGTACAGCCTTGATATATCCAAATCTTGTGGTTGGAAGATGTCCGGCTGGGCAGTTTCATAGTCCTTTAAAGTCACATCGTTGCTTTCTGTAACTTGGTATTGATGTTGTGGTGGAATCACGCTCGTTGCTGTTTCTTGCGACGATAGATTGCCCATGGCTGATacaaaagtgatttttttagGATCTATgtgttagaaaataatatcaaactGTTGTCATCTGAATCTTGACTTGATTTCATCTCttagctaaaaatttataatgatgtAGTACTTACTTTGTGTAGGAGTAATCgagttataataattgaaatctGCAATATCGTCTAAATTAGTGGTGGCCAAATTAGTATTGTACGACTTATCCGCTGGATTCAGATTTGGCGCGGGAATGGTATGGATAGGTCCTTTATCGTCATCGACACCTCCTCGATGAGTAGATGGTAAAACTACTAATTCTGATCTGTATTCTGGACTATATTCCAGTACCttgtttatagaaaaaaaatctttagtaGAAGCACGCTGTGGCAAAATTGGATGATTGTTTAAGGATACTGCTCGCATTGGAATTTGATTTTTCCAGTTAGTCGacaaaacattatatattggCCGACGAATCCTACAATTGAATTGTGAAATGATAACTTGTGTGTGTTTAacggaaagaaaaatgtacaaaCAATAACtgttaaaaagtatttgttCTCGTACCTGTAATTGGCATGTTTGTAAGGTACTCTTTGGTGAGATAGACTACCACCGATATGAATGGCATTTTCCATAGATATTCTTTGATTAATAGGccgagatttttttaatactatcaTTGGAGCATATGGTGAAGATAACGGTCTTCTAATCTTATTCTTCGCTTCGGAAAGACAGATACACACGGCAAGGAGACAGCAGATCCAACTAGTTGTCTACAATTTGGTTTATATAGTGTATCAAATTGATTCTCTATTTCTCTTCCTTCGAAAAATTTCAACAAGAAGACTAAGAAAAATTGCTTTTGTGTGCtattttcaaaacaaattGTAAGAGAAAACGAAACGGTCTTTATTTTACATCATCGCTGctttaatatgttattatagcTAAAATTAAAGAGTTGTAACAAAGGGACCATGTCATCCGTGTAGTTACGAAGAACCGTGTATCCATAAAATCAGAGAGAAAATTACCAATTGTAAATCGTTAGTGCGCTAAATGTGGGACATTGTGCTACATTGGTGTTTGCAGGAAAAGCGAGCATAACCAGTTTAAGGAACAAGAAGATAATGTGAAAATGcgacaaataatctaattctGCAAATTAATATCGTATGAACCATGTTTCATCTGTTGCAGCATTGCGATAACAAATATCGAATCAACGTATTTGTTCTCTATTGAGTAGCGAATGGATGGATATGAGATTTTTCAGACGCACACAtactttacttttaaattttttaaataatcctCCAATTGTTAAAAAGCTTCTATTTGGAAATATAAATCACTGAATTAGTGATCAGTtacaaacttaaaataaaaactaaaagggGCGGGGGGtcagatatacatatatcttacaatatttatcaatggcgttattttttatgaataaaattcataagtATTTCACATATTCACGTAGTCTACACGCTTATAACAATTCGGATTAAACTTGACAATTTaggcaaatttattataataatttaatacaatatccCAATAGATTGCAAGAAATATCTTTTGTGTAACACTGAAGAAATCATGTAATAGCACAAATACTTTCGATgagcattgtaaaatttttgcacaatATGTAGCTTAccttcataataatttatgctcTTGTCGACTAAAACGTGCAAAACTGTACCGTTCCTGTTATGAGAAATTATCAgactgtttattttttttctttatatatatatatatatatatatatatatatatatatatatatataaatttagctTTCGATAAAAGAGAAACAAGTTAATTTGACATAGCTGTACTCTTATAAATAAGGAAATGCGCGCACGGTGATTGACCATCGAAGAAGCACAACACGTTCTGCACACAATTAGGTCATTGTCCTTCATTTATACTCCGAACCGGCGAATGTATTATTCGAGACTAAAACTGACTTCCTACCTCACCAATTCGCAATAGTAACCTGAGAAGTATCTTTACCTTATCTTACTTTATCTTATCGATAAAAttgggagaaaaaaattatttatttgatgaacaattttatcaacacacaattttagttttatatatatttttgtatttatatttctctcgtaaaaaaaaaacttgattcTTCCCAGTAGataatttacacatataaaacttaattattgtcaaaaagttattaatatgaCATGACATATTGTTAAATGGAAGAATTACAgctgcaaacattttttactgaCAATCTATGGAAACTGGCATTCTTGGAGATAAttcgaaatttaaataaaaaataaattt comes from the Monomorium pharaonis isolate MP-MQ-018 chromosome 9, ASM1337386v2, whole genome shotgun sequence genome and includes:
- the LOC105836469 gene encoding uncharacterized protein LOC105836469 isoform X3, translated to MIVLKKSRPINQRISMENAIHIGGSLSHQRVPYKHANYRIRRPIYNVLSTNWKNQIPMRAVSLNNHPILPQRASTKDFFSINKVLEYSPEYRSELVVLPSTHRGGVDDDKGPIHTIPAPNLNPADKSYNTNLATTNLDDIADFNYYNSITPTQNPKKITFVSAMGNLSSQETATSVIPPQHQYQVTESNDVTLKDYETAQPDIFQPQDLDISRLYSIIINNPQPQSNELFANHPAIQDNSDTSIIGSTVSIEPFGQSNIPMQTNLHSSLHVGFPATGIPQTPYTIAQQIPADLHVDQPAPGSPLSASQLYSLLNNFPHKLAERYTTDQQYISQHQLGQALDQAVTSFSQPQMHSFNYDEQNNQLQRRQQQLLPDQDYASESITANYNHNSESSVHVRKQNDNSHPNEEFTYPISDTKQSKNNIQYREINQQRNPTTYFDKVVNDNAISTRFYTILPNRETAEKLAALAAAGNVNSRLIGQLRKQEKETVQKEKSMPLNHKNDENDVLNHRSKSQIDDYEHQKYNQPKLNQNSQQQQHNHRQNYIMQNEKLPLQITVPDESDYTMNVNDDNQNDVRKDDIDNEYEYESEDGQIKDMQSVTLDDNGPHIEFDSRLPS
- the LOC105836469 gene encoding uncharacterized protein LOC105836469 isoform X1, which codes for MKTTSWICCLLAVCICLSEAKNKIRRPLSSPYAPMIVLKKSRPINQRISMENAIHIGGSLSHQRVPYKHANYRIRRPIYNVLSTNWKNQIPMRAVSLNNHPILPQRASTKDFFSINKVLEYSPEYRSELVVLPSTHRGGVDDDKGPIHTIPAPNLNPADKSYNTNLATTNLDDIADFNYYNSITPTQNPKKITFVSAMGNLSSQETATSVIPPQHQYQVTESNDVTLKDYETAQPDIFQPQDLDISRLYSIIINNPQPQSNELFANHPAIQDNSDTSIIGSTVSIEPFGQSNIPMQTNLHSSLHVGFPATGIPQTPYTIAQQIPADLHVDQPAPGSPLSASQLYSLLNNFPHKLAERYTTDQQYISQHQLGQALDQAVTSFSQPQMHSFNYDEQNNQLQRRQQQLLPDQDYASESITANYNHNSESSVHVRKQNDNSHPNEEFTYPISDTKQSKNNIQYREINQQRNPTTYFDKVVNDNAISTRFYTILPNRETAEKLAALAAAGNVNSRLIGQLRKQEKETVQKEKSMPLNHKNDENDVLNHRSKSQIDDYEHQKYNQPKLNQNSQQQQHNHRQNYIMQNEKLPLQITVPDESDYTMNVNDDNQNDVRKDDIDNEYEYESEDGQIKDMQSVTLDDNGPHIEFDSRLPS
- the LOC105836469 gene encoding uncharacterized protein LOC105836469 isoform X2, encoding MKTTSWICCLLAVCICLSEAKNKIRRPLSSPYAPMIVLKKSRPINQRISMENAIHIGGSLSHQRVPYKHANYRIRRPIYNVLSTNWKNQIPMRAVSLNNHPILPQRASTKDFFSINKVLEYSPEYRSELVVLPSTHRGGVDDDKGPIHTIPAPNLNPADKSYNTNLATTNLDDIADFNYYNSITPTQTMGNLSSQETATSVIPPQHQYQVTESNDVTLKDYETAQPDIFQPQDLDISRLYSIIINNPQPQSNELFANHPAIQDNSDTSIIGSTVSIEPFGQSNIPMQTNLHSSLHVGFPATGIPQTPYTIAQQIPADLHVDQPAPGSPLSASQLYSLLNNFPHKLAERYTTDQQYISQHQLGQALDQAVTSFSQPQMHSFNYDEQNNQLQRRQQQLLPDQDYASESITANYNHNSESSVHVRKQNDNSHPNEEFTYPISDTKQSKNNIQYREINQQRNPTTYFDKVVNDNAISTRFYTILPNRETAEKLAALAAAGNVNSRLIGQLRKQEKETVQKEKSMPLNHKNDENDVLNHRSKSQIDDYEHQKYNQPKLNQNSQQQQHNHRQNYIMQNEKLPLQITVPDESDYTMNVNDDNQNDVRKDDIDNEYEYESEDGQIKDMQSVTLDDNGPHIEFDSRLPS